A genomic window from Flavobacterium azooxidireducens includes:
- the mreC gene encoding rod shape-determining protein MreC: MQQIFIFIIKNSTRLLFLLLLVISLLLTIQSHSYHRSKVINSANFVTGGVYERINSVNEYLNLKTENEGLANENARLKSLLYNRKDTTKIIDKELLSSFGNYKVIQSKIINNSYNVHENFLTINSGTAKGVKSDMGVVNSKGIIGIVENTSKNYATVISILNVRSQINAKIKKTSHFGTLTWNGKNTGYVQLIDVPRLASVKKGDTIVTGAQSIIFPENVNIGTIHKIYTDDKTNYFTIDVKLFNDMTSLGHVYIIENIDRKEILELENQNQNE, encoded by the coding sequence ATGCAGCAGATATTTATTTTTATCATAAAAAACAGTACAAGGCTACTGTTTTTGCTGCTTTTGGTCATTTCGTTATTACTCACAATTCAATCACATTCGTATCATCGAAGTAAAGTAATTAATTCGGCTAATTTTGTTACCGGAGGTGTTTATGAACGCATCAATTCAGTGAACGAATATTTGAATTTAAAAACAGAAAACGAAGGTTTAGCCAACGAAAATGCTCGTTTAAAAAGCTTACTTTACAACAGAAAAGATACAACCAAAATCATAGACAAAGAATTACTGAGCAGTTTTGGAAACTATAAAGTGATTCAGTCAAAAATCATCAATAACTCCTATAACGTTCATGAAAATTTCCTAACCATCAATTCGGGAACTGCTAAAGGCGTTAAATCAGACATGGGCGTTGTAAACAGCAAAGGAATTATTGGAATTGTAGAAAACACTTCAAAAAATTATGCTACCGTTATCAGCATTTTGAATGTAAGATCACAAATCAATGCCAAAATCAAAAAAACGAGTCATTTTGGAACATTAACTTGGAATGGAAAAAACACAGGTTATGTTCAATTAATTGATGTTCCAAGATTGGCTTCTGTTAAAAAAGGAGATACAATTGTAACAGGAGCTCAATCGATTATTTTTCCTGAAAATGTGAACATTGGAACGATTCATAAAATTTACACAGACGATAAAACCAACTATTTCACCATCGATGTGAAATTGTTTAACGACATGACAAGTTTAGGTCATGTTTATATTATTGAAAATATAGACCGTAAAGAAATTTTAGAATTAGAAAATCAAAACCAAAATGAATAG
- a CDS encoding rod shape-determining protein has translation MGFFDFMTEDIAIDLGTANTLIIHNDKVVIDSPSIVARDRISGKIIAVGKEANLMQGKTHENIKTIRPLKDGVIADFDASEKMISMFIKSIPALKKRLFTPALRMVVCIPSGITEVEMRAVKESCERVNGKEVYLIHEPMAAAIGIGVDIMQPKGNMIVDIGGGTTEIAVIALGGIVCDKSVKIAGDVFTNDIVYYMRTQHNLFVGESTAEKIKIEIGAAIEELDTPPDEMSVQGRDLLTGKPKQVDVSYREIAKALDKSIQRIEDAVMETLSQTPPELAADIYNTGIYLAGGGSMLRGLDKRISLKTDLPVYIAEDPLRAVVRGTGIALKNINKFRSILIK, from the coding sequence ATGGGATTTTTTGATTTCATGACCGAGGACATCGCCATTGACCTTGGTACCGCAAATACCTTAATTATTCATAATGATAAAGTAGTAATTGACTCTCCGTCGATTGTAGCTCGTGACAGAATATCGGGAAAAATTATCGCCGTTGGAAAAGAAGCCAACTTAATGCAAGGTAAAACGCATGAAAACATTAAAACAATTAGGCCACTAAAAGATGGTGTAATTGCCGATTTTGATGCATCTGAAAAAATGATCAGTATGTTTATCAAAAGTATTCCGGCACTAAAAAAACGTTTGTTCACTCCTGCTCTACGTATGGTGGTTTGTATTCCATCCGGAATAACTGAAGTAGAAATGCGTGCTGTAAAAGAATCCTGTGAACGCGTAAACGGAAAAGAAGTTTATTTGATTCACGAACCAATGGCCGCAGCTATCGGTATCGGTGTTGACATTATGCAACCAAAAGGAAATATGATTGTTGATATCGGTGGCGGAACAACTGAAATTGCCGTTATCGCTTTAGGCGGAATTGTGTGTGACAAATCGGTTAAAATTGCCGGTGATGTTTTCACGAATGATATTGTTTACTACATGCGTACGCAACACAACTTGTTTGTGGGAGAAAGTACTGCAGAAAAAATAAAAATTGAAATTGGTGCCGCTATTGAAGAGTTAGACACGCCACCGGATGAAATGTCGGTTCAAGGTCGTGACTTATTGACCGGAAAACCAAAACAAGTTGATGTTTCTTATCGTGAAATTGCCAAAGCATTAGACAAGTCAATCCAACGAATTGAAGATGCTGTGATGGAAACTTTATCGCAAACTCCACCGGAATTAGCCGCTGATATTTACAACACCGGAATTTATCTTGCTGGTGGTGGTTCAATGTTACGCGGATTAGACAAACGAATTTCGCTTAAAACAGATTTACCGGTTTACATTGCCGAAGATCCGTTGAGAGCCGTTGTTCGTGGTACCGGAATTGCATTAAAAAACATCAACAAGTTCAGAAGTATTTTAATCAAATAA
- the purH gene encoding bifunctional phosphoribosylaminoimidazolecarboxamide formyltransferase/IMP cyclohydrolase yields the protein MTTTKTIQSALISVFDKTGLEPIVKQLHSQNVTIYSTGGTEEFIKNLDIPVVPVEEVTSYPSILGGRVKTLHPKVFGGILNRQDNPSDVEEMKAFEIPQIDLVIVDLYPFEKTVASGASESEIIEKIDIGGISLIRAAAKNFKDTVIVASVNEYNYLLDLISSQNGSTTLEQRRHLATKAFHVSSHYDSAIFNYFNTDETVYKESIENGQVLRYGENPHQKGFFFGDFDKMFTKLHGKELSYNNLLDVDAAVNLILEFKENDPTFAILKHNNACGIATRSSMKQAYLDALAGDPTSAFGGVLIANGKIDKETALEINQLFCEVVIATSYDDEAVVILQEKKNRIILIQHEVELPTKQIRTCLNGLLIQDKNNITDNKEGLKTVTLTTPTNQEIEDLLFASKICKNTKSNTIVFAKNGQLIASGTGQTSRVDALKQAIEKANTFGFDLNGAVMASDAFFPFPDCVEIAHHAGITAVIQPGGSIKDELSINYCNENKIAMVFTGTRHFKH from the coding sequence ATGACAACTACAAAAACCATTCAATCTGCTTTAATTTCAGTGTTTGACAAAACCGGATTAGAGCCAATTGTAAAGCAATTACACAGCCAAAATGTAACCATTTATTCGACTGGTGGAACGGAAGAATTTATAAAAAATTTAGATATTCCGGTCGTTCCTGTGGAAGAAGTTACTTCTTATCCATCTATTTTAGGAGGAAGAGTAAAAACGCTTCACCCAAAAGTCTTTGGCGGAATTTTAAACCGTCAAGACAACCCAAGCGATGTGGAAGAAATGAAAGCCTTCGAAATTCCGCAAATTGATTTGGTGATTGTGGATTTGTACCCGTTTGAAAAGACAGTCGCTTCAGGAGCATCAGAATCAGAAATCATCGAAAAAATTGATATCGGTGGAATTTCGTTAATTCGTGCTGCTGCAAAAAATTTCAAAGACACTGTTATTGTTGCTTCTGTGAATGAATACAATTATTTATTGGATTTGATTTCATCCCAAAATGGTTCAACTACTTTAGAACAAAGACGTCATTTGGCTACAAAAGCTTTTCACGTTTCTTCGCATTATGATTCGGCTATTTTTAATTATTTTAATACCGACGAAACGGTTTATAAAGAAAGTATCGAAAATGGTCAAGTGCTTCGCTATGGCGAAAATCCACATCAAAAAGGATTTTTCTTTGGTGATTTTGATAAAATGTTCACCAAATTGCACGGAAAAGAATTGTCTTATAACAATTTATTAGATGTTGATGCGGCTGTGAATTTGATTTTGGAATTTAAAGAAAATGATCCCACTTTTGCAATTTTAAAACACAATAACGCGTGCGGAATTGCAACAAGAAGTTCGATGAAACAAGCGTATTTAGATGCTTTGGCAGGTGATCCAACTTCTGCTTTTGGTGGTGTTTTAATTGCAAATGGAAAAATTGACAAAGAAACTGCTTTAGAAATCAATCAATTATTTTGTGAAGTTGTTATAGCAACAAGTTATGATGATGAAGCAGTTGTTATCTTACAGGAAAAGAAAAACCGTATTATTTTAATTCAGCACGAAGTTGAATTACCAACTAAACAAATCAGAACTTGTTTAAACGGATTATTAATCCAAGATAAAAACAACATTACAGACAATAAAGAAGGTTTAAAAACCGTTACCCTTACAACACCTACTAATCAAGAAATTGAAGATTTACTTTTCGCCTCAAAAATCTGCAAAAACACGAAGTCGAATACAATTGTATTTGCCAAAAACGGACAATTAATTGCTTCCGGAACGGGACAAACTTCACGTGTAGATGCTTTAAAACAAGCAATCGAAAAAGCAAATACTTTTGGTTTTGATTTAAATGGTGCAGTGATGGCAAGTGATGCATTTTTTCCGTTTCCGGATTGTGTAGAAATTGCTCATCATGCTGGAATAACCGCTGTTATTCAACCTGGTGGATCAATTAAAGATGAGTTGAGTATCAACTATTGCAACGAAAATAAAATTGCAATGGTATTTACAGGAACACGTCATTTTAAACATTAA
- a CDS encoding ABC transporter permease, with translation MLLYLRLLKESFNFAMNALRNNKLRTFLSLLGVTIGIFSIIAVLAAVDSLDQKIKGDLGDLDKNTVYLLRFPFGPSEVPSWKREQFPNVTYEEFEYLKRSLNGVDKIAFNLFTRNENIKFEERTVSSVRVTPTTNEFDGIDGIKIEQGRFFNESESNSGTGVIILGYEVSNGLFDSPEQALGKKVRMYGQRFTVIGVTQKQGFSTFGDSRDNAVFIPMNFIRRLYGENSTMLTPAILIKPEKGIDMEGFKGEITQKLRNFRGLKSSEIDNFFINVLSGFTDMIDEIMGQMNVVGWIISGFSLLVGGFGIANIMFVSVKERTNLIGIQKSLGAKNKFILFQFLFEAVILSVIGGIIGLVMVWLIAMVLSKVLDFEFVLSFANMMLGAGLAGIIGLIAGIIPAISASKLDPVEAIRSGM, from the coding sequence ATGCTTCTTTATCTTCGTTTGCTCAAAGAAAGTTTCAATTTTGCAATGAATGCGTTGCGAAACAATAAATTGCGTACTTTTTTGTCGTTGCTTGGAGTAACAATTGGAATTTTTTCCATCATTGCTGTTTTGGCTGCGGTAGATTCTTTAGACCAAAAGATCAAAGGAGATTTAGGAGATTTGGATAAAAATACGGTTTACTTATTACGTTTTCCATTTGGGCCAAGTGAAGTGCCGAGTTGGAAAAGAGAACAATTTCCAAATGTAACCTATGAAGAATTTGAGTATTTAAAACGTTCCTTAAACGGTGTAGATAAAATTGCTTTCAACCTTTTTACTCGAAACGAAAACATCAAGTTTGAAGAAAGAACCGTAAGTTCTGTTCGTGTAACACCAACTACCAACGAATTTGATGGAATTGACGGAATAAAAATTGAGCAAGGAAGATTTTTTAACGAATCGGAATCTAATTCCGGAACCGGAGTAATTATTTTGGGTTACGAAGTTTCTAATGGTTTATTTGATAGTCCTGAACAAGCTCTTGGAAAGAAAGTTCGTATGTATGGTCAACGTTTCACTGTGATTGGAGTAACTCAAAAGCAAGGTTTTTCAACTTTTGGTGATAGTCGTGATAATGCAGTTTTTATTCCGATGAATTTTATTAGAAGATTATACGGCGAAAATAGCACTATGCTCACACCTGCCATTTTGATAAAGCCTGAAAAAGGTATCGATATGGAAGGTTTTAAAGGTGAAATCACTCAGAAACTCAGAAACTTTAGAGGCTTAAAATCATCTGAAATTGACAATTTCTTTATCAATGTGCTTTCCGGTTTTACAGATATGATTGATGAAATTATGGGACAAATGAATGTGGTGGGATGGATTATTTCCGGGTTTTCTCTCTTAGTTGGTGGTTTCGGAATTGCCAATATTATGTTTGTTTCCGTGAAAGAAAGAACCAATTTAATCGGAATTCAAAAATCATTAGGAGCTAAAAATAAATTTATTTTGTTTCAGTTCTTGTTTGAAGCTGTTATACTCTCTGTAATTGGTGGAATTATCGGTTTAGTTATGGTGTGGCTCATTGCAATGGTTTTATCAAAAGTATTGGATTTTGAATTCGTATTGAGCTTTGCTAACATGATGTTAGGTGCCGGATTAGCAGGAATTATTGGTTTGATAGCAGGAATTATTCCGGCGATTTCGGCTTCTAAATTAGATCCTGTGGAGGCGATTAGAAGTGGGATGTAA
- the accD gene encoding acetyl-CoA carboxylase, carboxyltransferase subunit beta: MAWFKRTEKGIQTATEDKKDVPKGLWYKSPTGKIIDQDELAKNLWVSPDDDFHVRIGSKEYFEILFDDNKFKELDAKMTSKDPLHFVDTKKYSDRLKEAYDKTGLKDAVRTAVGKSKGKDLVVCCMDFAFIGGSMGAVVGEKIARGIDYSIKNNVPFVMISKSGGARMMEAAFSLMQLAKTSAKLAQLAEAKIPYISLCTDPTTGGTTASYAMLGDINIGEPGALIGFAGPRVVKDTTGKDLPEGFQTSEFLLEHGFLDFITHRKELKDKVNLYLDLILNEDVR; this comes from the coding sequence ATGGCTTGGTTTAAAAGAACAGAAAAAGGAATTCAAACCGCTACGGAAGATAAAAAAGACGTTCCAAAAGGACTTTGGTATAAATCCCCTACCGGAAAAATTATTGATCAGGACGAATTAGCCAAAAATCTTTGGGTGAGTCCCGATGATGATTTTCACGTGCGAATTGGCAGTAAAGAATATTTTGAAATTTTGTTTGACGACAATAAATTCAAAGAATTAGATGCAAAAATGACTTCAAAAGATCCATTGCATTTTGTGGATACGAAGAAATATTCCGACCGATTAAAAGAAGCTTACGATAAAACCGGTTTAAAAGATGCGGTTCGAACAGCCGTAGGAAAATCAAAAGGAAAAGATTTGGTAGTTTGTTGTATGGATTTCGCATTTATCGGCGGTTCTATGGGAGCTGTCGTAGGTGAAAAAATTGCAAGAGGTATTGATTATTCCATCAAAAACAATGTGCCTTTTGTTATGATTTCAAAATCAGGTGGAGCCAGAATGATGGAAGCTGCTTTTTCGTTAATGCAGTTAGCCAAAACCTCAGCCAAATTAGCTCAATTAGCCGAAGCAAAAATTCCCTACATTTCATTATGTACCGACCCAACTACGGGAGGAACAACAGCATCTTATGCGATGTTAGGCGATATTAATATCGGTGAACCTGGAGCTTTAATCGGTTTTGCCGGGCCAAGAGTTGTAAAAGACACCACCGGAAAAGATTTACCGGAAGGTTTTCAAACTTCTGAATTCTTGTTAGAACACGGATTCTTAGATTTTATTACTCACCGAAAAGAATTGAAAGACAAAGTGAATCTCTATTTAGATTTAATTTTAAACGAAGATGTTAGATAA
- the fbaA gene encoding class II fructose-bisphosphate aldolase — MAHNIKPGVATGDQVQEIFNYAKEKGFALPAVNVIGSSTINGVLETAAKLNAPVIIQFSNGGASYNAGKGLSNEGQRAAILGGIAGAKHIHTLAEAYGATVILHTDHCAKNLLPWIDGLLDASEKHFAETGKPLFSSHMIDLSEEPIEENIHICKEYLARMSKMGMTLEIELGVTGGEEDGVDNSDVDSSKLYTQPEEVAYAYEELMKVSPKFTIAAAFGNVHGVYKPGNVKLTPIILKNSQEFVQKKFNTDSNPIDFVFHGGSGSTLEEIREAISYGVIKMNIDTDLQFAFTEGIRDYMVNKIDYLKTQIGSPDGADSPNKKHYDPRKWIREGEVTFNTRLEQAFADLNNVNTL, encoded by the coding sequence ATGGCACACAACATAAAACCAGGTGTAGCAACCGGAGATCAAGTTCAGGAAATTTTTAACTATGCAAAAGAAAAAGGATTTGCTTTACCGGCAGTTAACGTTATCGGTTCAAGCACAATAAATGGAGTTTTGGAAACTGCTGCAAAATTAAATGCTCCTGTTATCATTCAGTTTTCTAACGGAGGAGCATCGTATAATGCCGGAAAAGGTCTTTCAAACGAGGGTCAACGTGCTGCTATTTTAGGTGGAATTGCCGGTGCAAAACACATTCATACTTTAGCGGAAGCATACGGAGCAACAGTGATTCTTCATACAGACCACTGTGCAAAAAATTTATTGCCTTGGATTGATGGTCTATTGGATGCATCCGAAAAACATTTTGCAGAAACAGGAAAACCTTTATTTTCTTCACATATGATTGATTTATCAGAAGAACCAATCGAGGAAAATATTCATATTTGTAAAGAATATTTAGCTCGAATGAGTAAAATGGGAATGACTTTAGAAATTGAATTAGGTGTAACCGGTGGTGAAGAAGATGGTGTTGATAATTCAGATGTTGATAGTTCAAAATTATACACTCAACCGGAAGAAGTAGCTTATGCGTATGAAGAATTGATGAAAGTGAGTCCGAAATTTACCATCGCAGCCGCTTTTGGAAATGTGCACGGCGTTTATAAACCAGGAAATGTAAAATTGACACCAATTATTTTGAAAAATTCGCAGGAATTTGTTCAGAAAAAATTCAATACCGATTCAAATCCAATTGATTTTGTTTTTCATGGTGGATCAGGTTCTACATTAGAAGAAATCAGAGAAGCCATTTCATACGGTGTAATCAAAATGAACATTGATACCGATTTACAATTTGCCTTTACGGAAGGAATTCGTGATTATATGGTAAACAAAATTGATTACCTAAAAACTCAAATCGGTAGTCCGGACGGAGCAGATTCTCCAAACAAAAAACATTACGACCCAAGAAAATGGATTCGCGAAGGTGAAGTTACGTTCAATACAAGATTAGAGCAAGCATTTGCTGACCTAAACAACGTAAACACACTCTAA
- the tamL gene encoding translocation and assembly module lipoprotein TamL, which produces MKKISAKISLIILIALFFYACDSVKRVPDGKNLLAKSDVIVDGKKVKNEDVTGLLSQKTNTRFLNLPFSLYVYNWAKPDHDSLFAEKFIKDSIRFQRTSKFLSSKQVYRLGESFWYSGIHSFLKSTGEAPVILDELKAKKSITKLKGYYFNEGYFNVDAKVAIDTISAKKASTTYTVTLGNPYILDSINRKISSPVLDSLYKRTENLSVIKTGQQYKSDNFEEERNRLTNNFRNNGVYNFQQNYINFDIDTIKTGNKANVNLIISDYSYRDGDTLVTTPFKVYKISEVNIYTDNPSSKSTVKIADSVVYNNYNLYSIDKLKYRPKAITDAVFISKGGTYADFRNNLTSRSLNNFRVFTYPSIQYEIDPRDSLASSLIANIYLSPRKKYSFSASLDAIHSNIQDFGLAGNASFSIRNIFNGAETLEIGGRGNIGSSQDLANPDNTFFNLSEYGADMRLNFPRLFFPVRTGRIIPKEMIPSTQISVGFAKQENIGLDKENFTGALTYNWTPKRYNSVRFDLLNIQYIKNINGNNYFNVYRSSYGALNNIAQNYTVNPSYLDLNGDLTIPNGANGFINDALFNEPGINPSQADFNAIRSINERRNRLTENNLIIASSYSFSKTTKTSLLDNNFYVFRIKGESAGNLLSLVADASKQPTGPNGNKTFFDIEFSQYLKGEFEYIKHFDLRNNMVFATRTFFGIAVPYGNSNSIPFSRSYFGGGSNDNRAWRPYGLGPGRSGARNDFNEANMKILVNAEFRFKMFGKLRGALFVDAGNIWNVLDNVEDEDFIFSGLESLRDIAVGSGFGIRYDFGFVVARFDFGFKTYNPAHEVGKRWFREYNFSNTVFNVGINYPF; this is translated from the coding sequence TTGAAAAAGATTTCCGCAAAAATATCATTAATAATTTTAATTGCACTGTTTTTTTATGCCTGTGATTCTGTAAAAAGAGTTCCGGATGGGAAAAACCTACTCGCTAAATCGGATGTTATTGTTGACGGGAAAAAAGTTAAAAACGAAGACGTTACCGGATTATTATCTCAAAAAACAAACACTCGTTTTCTAAATTTACCATTCAGTTTATATGTTTACAATTGGGCAAAGCCTGATCATGACTCATTATTTGCAGAAAAATTCATCAAAGATTCAATTCGATTTCAACGAACATCAAAGTTTTTATCATCTAAACAAGTCTATCGTTTAGGCGAATCGTTTTGGTATTCTGGGATTCATAGCTTTTTGAAAAGTACTGGTGAAGCTCCGGTTATTTTAGACGAATTAAAAGCGAAGAAATCAATCACAAAACTAAAAGGTTATTACTTTAATGAAGGATATTTTAATGTTGATGCTAAGGTTGCTATTGATACAATTAGTGCAAAAAAAGCATCAACTACTTACACTGTAACATTAGGAAATCCATACATTCTTGACAGTATTAACCGTAAAATTTCATCGCCGGTTTTAGATTCGCTTTATAAACGAACTGAAAACTTATCAGTTATCAAAACCGGACAACAATATAAATCGGATAATTTTGAAGAGGAAAGAAATCGACTCACCAATAATTTTAGAAACAATGGTGTCTATAATTTTCAACAGAATTATATCAATTTTGATATTGATACAATTAAAACCGGCAACAAAGCAAATGTAAATTTAATAATTAGTGATTATTCTTATCGCGATGGCGACACGCTGGTTACAACTCCTTTTAAAGTTTATAAAATCAGTGAAGTAAATATTTACACAGACAATCCATCTTCAAAAAGCACAGTAAAAATTGCCGATAGTGTGGTTTATAACAACTACAATCTTTACAGTATCGACAAATTGAAATATAGACCAAAAGCCATTACCGATGCGGTTTTCATCAGCAAAGGAGGAACTTATGCCGATTTTAGAAACAACTTAACCTCTCGTTCGCTTAATAATTTCAGGGTTTTTACTTATCCGTCAATTCAATATGAAATAGATCCTAGAGATAGTTTAGCAAGCTCGTTGATTGCTAATATTTACCTAAGTCCAAGAAAAAAATACAGTTTTAGTGCTTCATTGGATGCTATCCATTCCAATATTCAAGATTTTGGTTTGGCAGGAAACGCTTCCTTTTCTATCCGAAATATTTTTAATGGTGCAGAAACACTTGAAATTGGAGGAAGAGGAAACATCGGTTCTTCGCAGGATTTAGCCAATCCCGACAATACCTTTTTTAACCTTTCTGAATACGGTGCCGACATGCGGTTGAATTTTCCCAGGTTATTTTTTCCCGTTCGAACAGGTAGAATTATTCCAAAAGAAATGATTCCATCTACTCAAATCAGTGTGGGTTTTGCCAAGCAAGAAAATATCGGTTTAGATAAAGAGAATTTCACAGGAGCACTTACGTATAATTGGACACCAAAAAGATATAATTCTGTTCGATTTGACCTACTCAATATTCAATATATTAAAAACATCAACGGAAACAATTATTTCAATGTATATCGTTCGTCATATGGTGCATTGAACAATATAGCCCAAAATTACACAGTTAATCCAAGCTACTTAGATTTAAACGGAGATTTAACCATCCCAAACGGTGCAAACGGTTTTATTAATGATGCTTTGTTTAATGAGCCAGGCATTAATCCTTCTCAAGCTGATTTTAATGCCATACGAAGTATTAACGAACGAAGAAACAGATTAACAGAAAACAACCTCATCATTGCATCGAGTTATAGCTTTTCTAAAACAACAAAAACCAGTTTGTTAGACAATAATTTTTATGTTTTTAGAATTAAAGGAGAATCTGCCGGAAATTTATTATCACTTGTTGCTGATGCTTCTAAACAACCAACAGGGCCAAATGGGAATAAAACTTTTTTTGATATTGAATTTTCACAATACCTCAAAGGTGAATTTGAATATATCAAACATTTTGATTTGAGAAACAACATGGTTTTTGCAACCAGAACTTTTTTCGGAATAGCCGTTCCTTACGGAAATTCAAATAGCATTCCGTTTTCACGAAGTTACTTTGGAGGAGGTTCCAACGACAACAGAGCTTGGCGACCTTATGGACTTGGACCCGGAAGAAGTGGAGCCCGAAATGATTTTAACGAAGCCAATATGAAGATTTTGGTGAATGCCGAATTTCGTTTTAAAATGTTTGGAAAACTAAGAGGAGCACTTTTTGTAGATGCCGGAAACATTTGGAACGTTTTGGATAATGTGGAAGATGAAGATTTTATTTTTTCCGGATTAGAATCGTTGAGAGATATTGCCGTGGGATCTGGTTTCGGAATTCGCTATGATTTCGGATTTGTGGTTGCCCGATTCGATTTCGGATTTAAAACCTACAATCCGGCACATGAAGTTGGAAAAAGATGGTTTAGAGAATATAATTTCAGTAATACCGTTTTCAATGTTGGAATTAATTATCCTTTCTAA
- a CDS encoding TrmH family RNA methyltransferase, protein MVSKNQIKRITGLHQKKFRNEQQLFIAEGFKVIQELFHSHYEIQEFYSTDATLQLNNEVRPDIISETDLKKISCLKTPNTCLAVFKITPSKSIKYEGLTLVLDDIRDPGNLGTIIRLCDWFGIEQLICSEETADVYNPKVIQATMGSVGRVNVVYTSLESFLKKTDQPIYGAFMDGDVVYEAELPSNAVLIMGNEANGVSATVEALIQKKISIPRFGKLQKTESLNVATATAILLSEFRRNFSGK, encoded by the coding sequence ATGGTTAGTAAAAACCAAATTAAACGAATTACCGGATTGCACCAAAAAAAGTTTAGAAATGAACAACAACTTTTTATTGCCGAAGGGTTTAAAGTGATTCAGGAATTGTTTCATTCGCATTATGAAATTCAGGAGTTTTATTCTACCGATGCAACATTGCAATTGAATAACGAAGTTAGACCGGACATTATTTCAGAAACCGATTTAAAAAAAATAAGTTGTTTAAAAACGCCTAATACTTGTTTGGCGGTTTTTAAAATAACACCATCAAAATCAATTAAATACGAAGGGTTGACTTTGGTTTTAGATGATATTCGAGATCCGGGAAATTTAGGAACAATAATCCGTTTGTGTGATTGGTTCGGAATCGAGCAATTAATTTGTTCCGAAGAAACGGCAGATGTTTATAATCCAAAAGTAATTCAAGCTACGATGGGCTCAGTTGGTAGAGTAAATGTTGTTTATACTTCTTTGGAAAGTTTTTTAAAGAAAACAGACCAACCCATTTATGGTGCTTTTATGGATGGTGATGTTGTGTACGAAGCGGAATTACCATCCAATGCTGTTTTAATTATGGGAAATGAAGCCAATGGAGTTAGTGCAACTGTTGAAGCTTTGATTCAGAAAAAAATCAGTATTCCACGTTTTGGGAAATTACAAAAAACAGAAAGTCTAAATGTAGCAACAGCAACAGCTATTTTGTTAAGCGAATTTCGAAGAAATTTTAGTGGAAAGTAA